ATGGCGCCGCTCCCGCGTCGCGCCGCGTTCGTGGAGCACGTGCGCTTCGGCGAGGTGCGCGGGCGCGCCCTGCGCCTCGACCTGGTCCGCCCCGCGACCCCCGGGCCCCACCCCGTCGTCGTGCTCGTTCACGGCGGAGCGTGGCGGCGCGGCCACCGCAGCTACATGACCGGCACGATGCACGCCTTCGCGGCGCAGGGCTACGCCGCGGCGAGCGTCGACTACCGGCTCGCAGATGGTGGCCGCAGCGTGTTCCCCGGCCCGGTCTCGGATCTGCGCTGCGCGGTCCGGACTCTGCGCGCCCGCGCGCCGGAGCTGGGCCTGGATCCCCGTCGCTTCGCGGCCGTCGGCTTCTCGGCGGGCGGCCACCTCGCGTCCATGCTCGCCACCGCCTCCGACGTGGGCGAGCTGGACGACGGCTCGTGTCCGGTCACGGCCGGCTCGGCGAACGTGCAAGCCGCCGTGAGCTTCTACGGTCCCTATGATCTGCGCGCGCCGCTCCGGGTCGGGCCGGGCGCGGACGGCGCCATCCGGAACCTGCTCGGCGTCAGCCGCACGCGCGATCCGGCCCGGGCCGCGCTCGCCTCCCCCATCGCGCACGTCGATCGCGGCGACCCGCCCATGCTGCTCGTGCACGGCCTCCGTGACCGGGTCGTCGAGGTCGACCAGACCCGCCGCATGCGCCGCGCGCTCGAGACGGCCGGCGTCCGCGTGCAGACCCTCGAGCTGCCGAACCAGAGCCACGGGTTCGGCGTGTTCCCGCGCCGCCCCTCGGACGACGGCTCCATCGCCTGCTCCACCCTGAGCTTCCTCGGCGACGCGCTCCGCCGCTGACGGCGCTCAGAGGCCTTCGGCGCGGAGGAAGGCGACCAGATCACCGTAGAAGGCGAGGTGATCCCAGTCGTTGCCCCGGCCGGGTGAGTCGCCGAAGAGGTGGCCGATCTCGTCGAAGTGATCGGCGGGCACGCAGCCGAGGAAGCGCCCCCAGCGCGCGTCGCGCACGCGCACGAGGCCGTCGTTGACGATGTCGGCGCGGCCGCCGTCGACGATCTGCTCGGGGATGTCGAGGAGCGGCTCGATCGGATCGAGGTCGCGGTCGTGCGTGTAGACGAAGCGCGGCGGGTCGGTGACGTCGCAGTCGGGGTAGCCGTCGTGTCGGTCGGAGCGGCCGGTCAGCGAGTAGTAGGCGACGCCGTCCTGGTTCGGGTAGCGCGTGTTGAACGCGTCGATGCCCGGCGTCGACATCTGCCGCAGGGACGCGAACACGCTCGTCTCCTCGCCCGCCGCGTCGTACAGCGCCGCGCCGATCAAGCGAACCAGGCGGTCCGCGAGATCGCGGGCGCGCTCGTCCTCGA
The Sandaracinaceae bacterium genome window above contains:
- a CDS encoding alpha/beta hydrolase, which codes for MGSKSPLWSVIGIAVLAYASLGFGPVSARPRTDQCMAPLPRRAAFVEHVRFGEVRGRALRLDLVRPATPGPHPVVVLVHGGAWRRGHRSYMTGTMHAFAAQGYAAASVDYRLADGGRSVFPGPVSDLRCAVRTLRARAPELGLDPRRFAAVGFSAGGHLASMLATASDVGELDDGSCPVTAGSANVQAAVSFYGPYDLRAPLRVGPGADGAIRNLLGVSRTRDPARAALASPIAHVDRGDPPMLLVHGLRDRVVEVDQTRRMRRALETAGVRVQTLELPNQSHGFGVFPRRPSDDGSIACSTLSFLGDALRR